A window of the Deferrivibrio essentukiensis genome harbors these coding sequences:
- a CDS encoding adenine nucleotide alpha hydrolase family protein has translation MQAKCKVCKDKGVNTPATVMLSTYRLNLCKEHFISWVEKRTEETIKKFKMFGKKQKLLVAVSGGKDSLNLWYILNKLGYDADGFYIDLGIEGYSNKSKIFAQNMAERIDKKLIIIDMNKEISDIISLSKKTKKPVCSVCGTVKRYYFNKTAKDNGYDILVTGHNLDDEVAVLFGNTINWKVDYLRRQHPVLPAKKGFVKKVKPFCRISEKESAMYSFYSKIDYIKMECPKSIGASSIKNKQIISRIEEDILAFKVRFYLDFLTNMHPLLQNEINYEEEPLECSVCGEPSFNNVCSVCSLKEKL, from the coding sequence ATGCAAGCCAAATGTAAGGTATGTAAAGATAAAGGGGTAAATACCCCTGCAACAGTTATGCTGTCCACTTACAGACTTAATTTATGTAAAGAACATTTCATCTCATGGGTAGAAAAAAGAACCGAAGAAACAATTAAAAAATTTAAAATGTTTGGTAAAAAACAAAAGCTCTTAGTTGCAGTATCCGGAGGAAAAGATAGTTTAAATCTCTGGTATATATTAAATAAATTGGGTTATGATGCCGATGGATTTTACATAGATTTAGGAATTGAAGGATATTCCAACAAATCCAAAATATTTGCCCAAAATATGGCTGAAAGAATTGATAAAAAATTGATAATCATTGATATGAATAAAGAAATTTCCGACATAATAAGCTTAAGCAAAAAAACCAAGAAACCTGTGTGCTCTGTATGCGGAACGGTAAAAAGATACTATTTTAACAAAACTGCCAAGGATAACGGGTATGACATATTGGTAACCGGCCACAATCTTGATGATGAAGTTGCCGTACTCTTTGGCAATACGATAAATTGGAAAGTCGATTACTTAAGAAGGCAGCACCCTGTCCTCCCCGCAAAAAAAGGCTTCGTAAAAAAAGTAAAACCTTTTTGCCGCATTTCCGAAAAAGAGAGTGCAATGTACAGTTTTTATAGCAAAATAGATTATATCAAAATGGAGTGCCCAAAAAGTATAGGTGCCTCTTCAATAAAAAACAAACAGATCATCTCCAGAATAGAAGAAGATATTTTAGCTTTTAAGGTTAGATTTTACCTCGATTTTTTAACAAATATGCACCCTCTGCTGCAAAACGAAATAAATTACGAAGAAGAGCCTTTGGAATGCTCCGTCTGCGGCGAGCCATCATTTAATAATGTTTGCAGCGTCTGCAGTTTAAAAGAGAAATTATGA
- a CDS encoding cytochrome c biogenesis CcdA family protein, with the protein MENLSFFSAFLAGILSFLSPCVLPLLPGYISFISGESIESLTASDSKTPRAKAFLGAIFFGLGFSLVFVSLGATATEFGKILNEYRFVLEKVAGVVVIILGIHMVGIFKINKLLVQKKWNYRKGRAPFFVEAFLLGVAFVFGWTPCIGPILAGILALASKQDTVSQGIIMLFSYSLGLWIPFLLSALALGTIISFIKRAGNFVIWVERVAGLMLITIGILMVSGSLTIIVSYITDIFPSLIEFAK; encoded by the coding sequence ATGGAAAATTTAAGTTTTTTTAGTGCTTTTTTAGCGGGTATTCTATCTTTTTTGTCCCCCTGCGTTTTGCCCCTCTTACCAGGCTATATATCTTTTATTTCAGGGGAGTCCATTGAAAGCCTTACAGCTTCTGATAGTAAGACCCCCAGGGCGAAGGCTTTTTTAGGTGCGATATTTTTCGGGTTAGGTTTTAGTCTTGTTTTTGTTAGCCTTGGAGCTACTGCTACTGAGTTTGGTAAAATATTAAATGAATATAGATTTGTGCTGGAGAAGGTTGCAGGTGTTGTGGTCATAATTTTAGGTATCCACATGGTAGGAATATTTAAGATAAATAAGCTTCTTGTTCAAAAAAAATGGAATTACAGAAAAGGGAGGGCACCGTTTTTTGTTGAGGCATTTTTGCTCGGGGTGGCTTTTGTTTTCGGTTGGACGCCTTGTATTGGTCCTATCCTTGCAGGAATTTTGGCACTTGCATCAAAACAGGATACGGTTTCTCAAGGTATAATTATGCTTTTTAGCTATTCATTGGGACTTTGGATTCCATTTCTTTTATCTGCTCTTGCATTGGGCACTATCATATCATTTATAAAAAGGGCAGGCAATTTTGTTATTTGGGTTGAAAGGGTTGCTGGACTTATGCTTATCACGATAGGTATTTTAATGGTGTCAGGCTCTTTGACGATTATAGTATCTTATATTACAGATATTTTTCCTTCATTAATAGAGTTTGCAAAATAG
- a CDS encoding ABC transporter permease: protein MLSYILKRIFWAIPTMFGVSVLVFLMVHLAPGDPALIMLGEHASKESVEKLREEMGLNKPLYEQYIIFISKAVRGDFGNSIKSKQPVIDEFFERFPATIELTLVSMLIAVIIGILAGIISAVKRYSFFDYLSMFGALAGVSMPVFWLGLLLIYFFSVKLGILPVSGRLGFEYYIEPVTGLYLIDSLLANDYPAFFDALKHLILPGIALGTIPMAIIARMTRSSMLEVMREDYIRTARAKGCSSTRVIFIHALRNGLIPVVTVIGLMLGALLAGAILTETTFSWPGIGKWIVNAVYQRDFPVVQCATLIIAVIFIIVNLLVDLIYAIINPKIRLE, encoded by the coding sequence GTGTTAAGTTATATACTGAAAAGAATTTTTTGGGCTATCCCTACAATGTTTGGCGTATCAGTCCTTGTATTTTTAATGGTTCACCTTGCACCCGGAGACCCTGCGCTAATAATGCTTGGAGAGCATGCAAGCAAAGAATCTGTTGAGAAGCTCAGGGAAGAGATGGGGCTTAACAAGCCATTATATGAACAGTACATTATATTTATAAGTAAGGCGGTTCGTGGTGACTTTGGTAACTCAATCAAAAGCAAGCAACCTGTTATAGACGAGTTTTTTGAGAGATTCCCTGCCACAATTGAATTAACGCTAGTAAGTATGCTGATAGCTGTAATTATCGGTATACTTGCAGGTATTATTTCCGCAGTAAAAAGGTATTCATTTTTTGATTATCTTAGTATGTTTGGAGCATTGGCCGGTGTGTCTATGCCGGTATTTTGGCTTGGACTACTATTAATCTATTTTTTCTCTGTAAAGCTGGGTATTTTACCCGTATCCGGGAGATTAGGATTTGAATATTATATTGAACCGGTAACTGGCTTATATTTGATTGACTCTCTACTTGCTAATGATTATCCCGCTTTTTTTGACGCTCTCAAACATTTAATACTCCCAGGTATTGCTCTTGGCACTATCCCTATGGCAATAATAGCAAGGATGACCCGCTCAAGCATGCTTGAAGTCATGAGAGAGGACTATATCCGCACTGCAAGAGCAAAGGGGTGCTCAAGTACGAGGGTTATTTTTATTCATGCCCTCCGAAACGGGCTTATCCCTGTTGTTACGGTAATAGGATTGATGCTTGGTGCACTTCTTGCGGGGGCCATATTGACCGAAACCACATTTAGTTGGCCTGGAATTGGTAAATGGATTGTAAATGCGGTGTATCAAAGAGATTTTCCTGTTGTCCAATGTGCCACACTAATAATAGCAGTTATTTTTATTATTGTTAACCTCTTGGTAGACTTGATATATGCAATAATTAACCCTAAAATTAGGTTGGAATAA
- a CDS encoding cytochrome c maturation protein CcmE, with translation MKKGTKLAIIGIIVIAAVFYLISTGFKQSGVYYLEVHELIKDPSKYDTKGIRVSGDVVDGTVVKDTKNQHLEFVMADGTGEKMNVIYNGIIPDAFTEEVQVIVEGKYDKDTNTFKATTLLAKCPSKYEAEVEKK, from the coding sequence ATGAAAAAAGGTACAAAGCTAGCGATAATAGGGATAATTGTCATTGCTGCAGTTTTTTATCTTATCTCTACAGGGTTTAAGCAGAGTGGAGTTTACTATTTGGAAGTACATGAACTTATAAAAGACCCGTCAAAGTATGATACAAAAGGGATAAGGGTAAGTGGTGATGTGGTAGACGGAACCGTTGTAAAAGATACTAAAAATCAACACTTAGAATTTGTAATGGCTGACGGTACCGGTGAGAAGATGAATGTCATTTACAACGGAATAATACCTGATGCATTTACCGAAGAGGTACAGGTCATTGTTGAAGGGAAATATGACAAAGATACCAATACCTTCAAGGCCACTACGCTCTTAGCAAAGTGCCCTTCAAAGTATGAGGCTGAAGTGGAGAAGAAATAG
- a CDS encoding ABC transporter permease, with the protein MKETLFYEYYKNFKKNKSAMAGLGIVIFLIIMAVFAPIITSYDPTIQDLQNRLLPPMWNSGGSSQHILGTDDFGRDMFTRIIYGARISLMIGVISVGISMFVGVILGSIAGFYGGKIDSLIMRLVDIMLSVPAILLAIVIVSVLGPSLYNAMIAIGIVGIPAFARLVRSSVLQEKVKEYVIASRINGSSNMRLIFKVILPNCMAPIIVQGTMGFASAVLEAAGLSFLSLGAQPPTPEWGAMLADSLQFIMRAPWMITFPGLAIFLTVLGFNLVGDGLMDVLDPKMKDK; encoded by the coding sequence ATGAAAGAAACTCTTTTCTACGAATATTACAAAAACTTTAAGAAAAATAAGTCCGCAATGGCAGGACTTGGAATCGTCATATTTTTGATAATAATGGCAGTATTTGCTCCTATAATCACATCTTACGACCCAACGATACAGGATCTACAAAACAGACTACTGCCCCCTATGTGGAATTCAGGAGGCAGTTCACAACATATTCTTGGGACAGACGACTTCGGACGGGATATGTTTACCCGTATAATTTACGGAGCAAGAATATCCCTTATGATAGGTGTCATATCTGTTGGAATATCTATGTTTGTAGGAGTCATACTAGGCAGTATCGCAGGTTTCTATGGCGGAAAAATTGACAGCCTAATCATGAGGCTTGTGGATATTATGCTCTCAGTCCCGGCCATTTTGCTTGCAATCGTGATTGTTTCAGTGCTTGGACCAAGTCTTTACAATGCCATGATAGCCATAGGAATTGTTGGTATACCTGCATTTGCAAGACTTGTAAGAAGCTCAGTTTTACAGGAAAAAGTAAAAGAGTATGTTATCGCATCAAGAATTAACGGCTCTTCAAATATGAGGCTTATTTTCAAAGTAATTTTACCAAACTGTATGGCGCCAATTATAGTTCAGGGGACAATGGGATTTGCATCAGCGGTACTGGAAGCGGCAGGACTTAGTTTTTTGTCACTTGGAGCCCAGCCACCTACTCCTGAATGGGGGGCGATGCTGGCAGATTCTCTCCAATTCATTATGCGTGCACCATGGATGATTACATTTCCAGGTCTTGCAATTTTTTTGACTGTTTTAGGGTTTAACCTTGTCGGAGACGGACTAATGGATGTATTAGACCCAAAGATGAAGGATAAATAA
- a CDS encoding MoaD/ThiS family protein: MEINMKYRDENITIAFENSVVKVRDILKKLKLTPETAFVVINGEIRQPHEKVTEEDDIEVVSVISGG, from the coding sequence ATGGAAATTAATATGAAGTATAGGGACGAAAACATTACGATTGCCTTTGAAAATAGCGTAGTAAAAGTAAGGGATATTTTAAAAAAATTAAAGTTGACACCAGAGACAGCATTTGTAGTGATAAATGGTGAAATCAGACAGCCGCACGAAAAGGTAACAGAAGAGGACGACATTGAAGTAGTAAGTGTCATTTCTGGGGGATAG
- a CDS encoding ABC transporter ATP-binding protein — protein sequence MEKNILLKVENLKKYYSVGKSLFSKPKTLKAIDDISFFIKKGETVSLVGESGCGKSTTGKMILKIEEPTAGKIIYDSKDIVGLNKNELKEYRKKVQIIFQDPYSSLNPRWKVGQIIGEPLLLSGQDLGDYKDKILEIMDKVGLLKDHYDRYPHQFSGGQRQRICIARSLILQPELIVCDEPVSALDVSIQSQVLNLLLDLQKEFNLTYLFISHDLSVVNHISDRIIVMYLGKIVETGSAEDIMNNPKHPYTKALLSAVPDLSSAKNREKILLQGDIPTPLNPPKGCRFSTRCPFVKSECSDIDMKLIEVSDGHYTACPFKTF from the coding sequence ATGGAAAAGAATATATTGCTCAAGGTAGAAAATCTCAAAAAATATTATTCCGTAGGAAAATCTCTGTTTAGTAAACCAAAAACGTTAAAAGCTATCGATGATATTTCATTTTTTATAAAAAAAGGGGAAACTGTTAGTTTGGTGGGTGAATCAGGCTGTGGTAAGTCCACAACGGGAAAAATGATACTCAAAATTGAAGAGCCAACCGCAGGGAAAATCATTTATGATAGTAAAGATATAGTCGGTCTTAACAAAAATGAGTTAAAAGAGTATAGAAAAAAAGTCCAAATCATATTCCAAGACCCTTATTCCTCCCTTAACCCAAGGTGGAAGGTAGGCCAAATAATCGGTGAGCCACTGTTGCTAAGCGGACAAGATTTGGGCGACTATAAGGACAAAATACTTGAAATAATGGATAAAGTCGGTCTTTTAAAAGATCATTATGACAGATATCCTCATCAATTTTCGGGGGGACAAAGGCAAAGGATTTGCATAGCCAGATCTCTCATACTTCAACCGGAGCTTATCGTGTGCGATGAACCGGTGAGTGCTCTTGATGTTTCTATTCAATCCCAGGTATTAAATTTACTTTTGGATTTACAAAAAGAGTTTAATCTCACTTACCTTTTTATCTCCCATGATTTAAGTGTAGTTAACCATATCTCTGACAGGATTATCGTAATGTATCTGGGTAAAATTGTGGAAACAGGAAGTGCAGAAGATATAATGAATAATCCAAAACACCCTTATACTAAAGCGTTACTAAGTGCTGTTCCGGATTTGTCTTCTGCTAAAAACAGAGAAAAAATACTACTTCAAGGGGATATCCCCACTCCGCTAAATCCTCCTAAAGGGTGCAGATTTTCTACAAGATGCCCTTTTGTTAAAAGTGAATGCTCAGATATTGATATGAAACTCATAGAAGTCAGTGATGGGCATTACACGGCTTGCCCGTTTAAAACTTTTTAA
- a CDS encoding heme lyase CcmF/NrfE family subunit, whose product MGNFGYLLQFLGLISSAIAVILFGSSMKKESETYDKYGTLFIHIQTILITLASIILMYALATGYFKIEYVAQYTDSKLPLIYKISGFWAGQAGSLLFWGWLIAVCSSIEAFRIKKYGLKYKAGVFFALSLSSGFFFLLTNFVTNPFKELDFFPADGLGMNPLLQNPGMLYHPPTLYLGFVLFTIAFAHAFSSLVNNDNSSSWVVKTRGWSILSWIFLTIGIVLGGQWAYVELGWGGYWAWDPVENASLLPWLTGTAFLHSAIMYERKEKLKIWTYVLILLTYELCIFGTFLTRSGVIDSVHSFGKSALGPFFIFFILITGIGFIYFLISNFKNMKEEANYSVVSKEGMFYITNWLFTALMLVILFGTTLPILTQLFPSKLSVGIPYYNKVSTPFFMLIILISGLCPLLPYGNSKMADIIKNLWPSFIFMVVATTLIYVYGYTKPLPLVLFAFTSFSLFTILLQIFRGIKRNGIGIIYRNSRLYGALIIHFGLVVLSYGVIASSFYNVSVDKVVAPGETISFYKYELKVGDLVIKEKQNYVSVYSPVKVYENGKYIITMTPERRFYNNNKEPFAEVSIHTKPQGDLYLILASYSKPENIIGIQAIFEPFIVWIWIGCAIMVLGGLHGIFQFKRK is encoded by the coding sequence ATGGGAAACTTTGGTTATTTATTACAATTTTTAGGTCTTATTAGCAGTGCTATAGCTGTCATACTGTTTGGCTCATCGATGAAAAAAGAGTCGGAAACATATGACAAATATGGGACTCTTTTCATTCACATTCAAACAATATTAATAACTTTGGCATCAATCATACTTATGTACGCCCTTGCCACAGGATATTTTAAGATTGAGTATGTAGCTCAATACACTGACAGCAAGCTTCCGCTTATTTATAAAATAAGTGGTTTTTGGGCAGGGCAAGCCGGCTCATTGCTGTTTTGGGGATGGTTAATTGCCGTATGCTCTTCAATAGAGGCATTTAGAATCAAAAAGTATGGTCTCAAATACAAGGCGGGAGTATTTTTTGCACTTTCGCTTTCAAGTGGTTTTTTCTTTTTACTTACAAACTTTGTAACTAACCCTTTTAAAGAGCTTGATTTTTTCCCTGCCGATGGACTTGGAATGAATCCTTTACTCCAAAACCCAGGGATGCTTTACCATCCACCCACACTATATTTAGGGTTTGTCCTATTTACGATAGCATTTGCCCACGCTTTCAGCTCGCTGGTTAACAATGACAACTCAAGCAGTTGGGTGGTAAAAACAAGAGGTTGGTCTATTTTAAGCTGGATATTTTTGACCATCGGAATAGTGCTCGGCGGTCAATGGGCATACGTAGAGCTTGGTTGGGGAGGCTATTGGGCATGGGACCCTGTAGAAAATGCCTCTCTATTGCCTTGGTTGACGGGAACTGCATTTTTACATTCAGCAATAATGTATGAAAGAAAGGAAAAACTTAAAATATGGACTTATGTACTGATATTGTTAACTTATGAGCTCTGTATATTTGGTACATTCTTAACAAGAAGCGGTGTAATTGACTCTGTCCATAGTTTTGGCAAGTCAGCTCTTGGACCGTTTTTTATATTTTTCATACTTATCACGGGGATTGGATTTATTTACTTCTTAATTTCCAACTTTAAAAATATGAAAGAAGAAGCAAACTACTCTGTTGTCTCCAAAGAAGGGATGTTTTACATAACAAACTGGCTATTTACTGCACTTATGCTTGTTATACTTTTTGGAACAACCTTACCGATATTGACACAACTTTTCCCAAGCAAACTCAGTGTTGGGATACCTTATTATAATAAAGTATCTACCCCTTTCTTTATGCTGATAATACTTATAAGTGGATTATGTCCACTTCTCCCCTATGGTAACTCAAAAATGGCTGATATTATAAAAAATTTATGGCCATCATTTATATTCATGGTCGTGGCAACCACACTGATTTACGTTTACGGTTACACTAAACCATTGCCTTTAGTGCTTTTCGCTTTTACATCTTTCTCTTTATTTACAATTTTATTACAAATTTTCAGAGGAATTAAAAGGAACGGAATTGGTATAATTTACCGTAACAGCAGACTTTACGGAGCTTTAATCATTCACTTTGGTTTAGTTGTGTTATCTTACGGGGTAATAGCCTCTTCTTTTTATAACGTTTCTGTAGATAAGGTTGTGGCACCTGGAGAAACGATCTCATTCTATAAATATGAACTAAAGGTTGGCGATCTCGTAATAAAAGAAAAGCAAAACTATGTCTCTGTTTATTCCCCTGTTAAAGTCTATGAAAATGGAAAATATATCATAACGATGACTCCGGAAAGGAGATTTTATAACAATAACAAAGAGCCTTTTGCTGAAGTTTCAATTCATACGAAACCTCAAGGGGATCTTTATTTGATACTCGCTTCTTATTCAAAGCCCGAAAATATTATTGGAATTCAAGCCATATTTGAACCTTTTATCGTGTGGATATGGATAGGATGTGCTATAATGGTTTTAGGCGGATTGCATGGAATTTTCCAATTCAAGCGAAAATAA
- a CDS encoding HD-GYP domain-containing protein, with the protein MGRSNIVKKISVDKYEKGMKIIKCDKSWIDPKLYTTNIAAEETIEILKSYGVKEIVVEFTQENDNFEEKNIEKDEEEKLREEVEKSLTSLVLSDLSFVQNVYPNLVNNVKHFFDNASKGQLDKETVSEVTDTVCESTLKNPIFVVNISKYSDNYEYLYNHSLNLAFLANTIGVKLGYTEDKIRELTMAALLHDVGKVFIDQNILNKRGKLNDREFAEIKKHPILGYKYLLDSGGFTENVLLAVLEHHEKGNGEGYPRGLKSAEISYYAKIIGIIDSYDAITNDTCYRSAYAQDRAIELLYSFADIHYSKRLLDFIVKIIRFHSLGTVVRLDSGEVGLIVKQFFDNREPVVLIVRDVKKKVEPPVLFDLNSYDIKTGQPYKKIVEVVSKSEIDFNPATILYEYIKRSRDAKVK; encoded by the coding sequence ATGGGGCGTTCGAATATTGTCAAAAAAATATCTGTTGATAAGTATGAGAAGGGGATGAAAATAATTAAGTGTGATAAATCTTGGATAGACCCGAAACTTTATACCACAAATATAGCTGCAGAAGAAACTATTGAAATACTTAAATCATACGGGGTTAAAGAGATTGTAGTAGAATTTACACAAGAAAATGACAACTTTGAAGAAAAAAATATTGAAAAAGATGAAGAGGAAAAATTACGAGAAGAGGTAGAAAAGAGCCTGACAAGTCTTGTTTTGTCGGACTTAAGCTTTGTCCAAAATGTTTATCCAAATTTGGTAAATAATGTAAAACATTTTTTTGATAATGCTTCTAAGGGACAATTAGATAAAGAAACAGTATCTGAAGTGACAGATACTGTTTGTGAAAGTACATTAAAAAATCCGATTTTTGTAGTAAACATAAGTAAATATTCTGATAATTATGAATATCTGTATAATCACAGTCTAAATCTTGCATTTCTTGCAAACACGATAGGTGTAAAGTTAGGGTATACTGAAGATAAGATTAGAGAGCTTACAATGGCTGCACTTTTACACGATGTGGGAAAGGTATTTATAGATCAAAATATATTAAATAAAAGGGGGAAGCTTAACGACAGAGAATTTGCAGAGATAAAGAAGCATCCTATTTTGGGTTATAAGTATCTTTTAGATAGCGGAGGATTTACTGAAAATGTATTACTTGCAGTTTTGGAGCATCATGAGAAGGGGAATGGTGAAGGGTACCCAAGGGGACTTAAAAGTGCAGAAATATCTTATTATGCAAAGATAATTGGGATAATTGATTCTTACGATGCTATAACAAATGATACCTGTTACAGAAGTGCTTACGCACAGGATAGAGCGATTGAGCTTTTATACAGTTTTGCAGACATACATTATAGTAAACGATTGTTGGATTTTATCGTAAAAATTATCAGGTTCCACTCCTTAGGTACGGTTGTAAGGCTTGACAGTGGGGAAGTAGGATTAATTGTGAAGCAGTTTTTTGATAATAGAGAGCCGGTAGTACTGATTGTCAGGGATGTGAAAAAAAAGGTAGAACCCCCGGTGCTGTTTGATTTGAATTCGTACGATATCAAAACAGGACAGCCATATAAAAAAATTGTAGAGGTTGTCAGCAAGTCTGAAATAGACTTCAATCCTGCCACAATTTTATACGAGTATATAAAAAGGAGCAGAGATGCAAAAGTCAAATAA
- a CDS encoding ABC transporter ATP-binding protein, producing the protein MLLSVKNLKTHFFSDNGVAKAVDGISFDIPKGKTLCLVGESGSGKSITSLSIMRLIDSPGKIVDGNIFLENIDLLNLSEKEMKNIRGSKISMIFQEPMTSLNPSYTVGFQIMETLKLHNKLSKKELREKAIEALNLVAIPSPEERLKEYPFKLSGGMRQRVMIAMAMACNPNLLIADEPTTALDVTIQAQVLALMNDLKEKKNTSILFITHDLGVVAEMADYVAVMYTGKIVEKSTVENIINSPKHPYTEGLLMSLPQKGKTERKSKLYSIEGNVPSLFNLPEGCTFWPRCPFAKDICKKEKPVLEKITDNHEVACFKVQGKF; encoded by the coding sequence ATGTTATTGTCAGTTAAAAATTTAAAAACACACTTTTTTTCAGATAACGGAGTGGCTAAAGCCGTAGATGGTATATCTTTTGATATACCTAAAGGGAAGACACTTTGCCTGGTAGGTGAATCAGGAAGTGGGAAAAGTATCACTTCCTTATCAATCATGAGACTTATTGATAGTCCAGGCAAAATAGTTGACGGAAACATCTTTTTGGAGAATATAGACCTTTTAAATCTAAGTGAAAAAGAGATGAAAAACATCAGAGGCAGCAAAATCTCAATGATTTTTCAAGAGCCGATGACCTCTCTTAATCCAAGCTACACAGTTGGCTTCCAAATTATGGAAACACTAAAGCTACATAATAAACTTTCAAAGAAAGAATTAAGAGAAAAAGCTATTGAAGCACTCAATCTTGTAGCCATCCCTTCACCTGAGGAAAGATTAAAGGAATACCCGTTCAAATTAAGCGGTGGTATGCGTCAAAGGGTTATGATTGCAATGGCTATGGCCTGCAATCCAAATCTTTTGATCGCTGATGAGCCTACAACTGCCCTTGACGTAACAATACAAGCACAAGTCTTAGCTCTTATGAACGATTTGAAAGAGAAGAAAAATACTTCTATACTTTTCATTACTCACGATTTGGGAGTAGTCGCCGAAATGGCAGACTATGTGGCTGTAATGTACACGGGGAAAATAGTAGAAAAATCAACCGTTGAAAATATAATAAACTCACCAAAGCACCCATACACGGAAGGGCTTTTAATGTCACTACCCCAAAAAGGGAAGACTGAGAGAAAATCAAAATTATACAGCATTGAAGGGAATGTGCCAAGTTTGTTTAACCTTCCTGAAGGCTGCACCTTCTGGCCAAGATGCCCTTTTGCAAAAGATATTTGTAAAAAGGAAAAGCCCGTTTTGGAAAAAATCACTGATAATCATGAAGTCGCATGTTTTAAAGTACAGGGGAAATTTTGA
- a CDS encoding ABC transporter ATP-binding protein, with protein MEFSNSSENKTNFIKLDNVKKSYGHIDALKGVSFSLEKGDFLSIFGPNGAGKSTLLKILSAQTRPTKGKVYFSGIDLTKQPDEFRKTFGVISHLPFLYENLSAFDNLKFYAKIYGVDNIEVKVEEILKKVELLNRKNDYVRGYSRGMLQRLSIARALIHDPEIILLDEPYTGLDQHASYILTNILREQFKNKKTIIMVTHNLSRGYDLGSKIAIMKKGEIALFEKKENIPESEFEDIYISTLEN; from the coding sequence ATGGAATTTTCCAATTCAAGCGAAAATAAAACTAATTTTATAAAGCTTGACAACGTAAAAAAAAGTTATGGGCATATAGATGCACTCAAAGGGGTCTCCTTTTCTTTAGAAAAAGGGGACTTTCTTTCTATATTTGGGCCAAACGGTGCAGGCAAATCCACCCTATTGAAAATTCTCTCTGCACAAACAAGGCCAACTAAGGGTAAAGTCTATTTTAGTGGAATAGATTTGACTAAACAACCTGATGAGTTTAGAAAAACTTTTGGGGTAATATCTCACCTCCCTTTTCTTTACGAAAATCTTTCTGCTTTTGATAATCTAAAGTTTTATGCAAAAATCTATGGCGTAGACAATATAGAAGTAAAAGTAGAGGAAATTTTAAAAAAAGTTGAACTGTTAAATAGAAAAAATGATTATGTAAGAGGATACTCAAGAGGTATGCTACAAAGGCTATCTATTGCCCGAGCGCTTATCCACGACCCTGAAATTATTCTCCTTGATGAGCCTTATACAGGATTAGATCAACATGCTTCTTATATTCTGACCAACATACTCAGGGAACAGTTTAAAAATAAAAAAACGATTATTATGGTTACACACAATTTAAGCAGAGGGTATGACCTCGGCTCAAAAATTGCCATCATGAAAAAAGGGGAGATTGCTTTATTTGAGAAAAAGGAAAATATACCTGAAAGCGAGTTTGAAGACATTTATATTTCAACTTTGGAGAATTGA